One genomic region from Chamaesiphon minutus PCC 6605 encodes:
- a CDS encoding penicillin-binding transpeptidase domain-containing protein: MQKTPSCKKLNPFYEFNDDSTRTRKNVMSPEVAQALTKAFKNVVQEGTGKNAQISLEVAGKTGTTDENRNVWFIGFIPEKHVVTGIWLGNENQKPLGDSSKLAAKLWANYMGSIYGNKQQAPRTIAPSQT, encoded by the coding sequence ATACAAAAAACCCCAAGCTGTAAAAAATTAAATCCTTTCTATGAGTTTAATGATGATAGTACCAGAACGAGGAAGAATGTGATGTCACCTGAAGTAGCTCAGGCGTTAACAAAAGCTTTCAAGAATGTAGTACAAGAAGGTACTGGTAAAAATGCCCAGATTTCACTAGAAGTAGCTGGAAAGACTGGAACTACCGACGAGAATCGGAATGTGTGGTTTATCGGCTTTATACCTGAGAAACATGTTGTAACAGGTATATGGCTAGGAAACGAAAATCAAAAGCCGTTAGGGGACAGTTCCAAGCTAGCAGCCAAGCTTTGGGCTAACTATATGGGGTCTATCTATGGGAACAAGCAGCAAGCACCCAGAACGATTGCCCCCAGTCAGACATAA
- a CDS encoding vWA domain-containing protein has product MVSTNSSKLNTPKSVYTKKRCPVIFLIDVSGSMLGNKNDSSPPIDRLNKALDTCIRKLRNDNETNDIAEVCIISFSQKISIVRDFTLCEDIETPILTASGTTPKFFEVIEEGINQLQSYLDRIEKEGSYKLCQPMIMFMTDGQPTLADGKNITDMEVLNNSCDEIRNKLQSVKTKNLSKLKPQLHAFSVGQASDNSNYILKRLAGEHNSYFLEGYNFDNLFDWISKSIEMASQGREVPNYN; this is encoded by the coding sequence ATGGTTAGTACTAATAGTTCTAAACTCAATACTCCTAAGAGTGTATACACAAAAAAGCGTTGTCCAGTCATATTTTTAATTGATGTGTCCGGTTCGATGCTTGGGAATAAAAATGATAGTTCTCCACCAATCGATCGTTTGAATAAAGCTTTAGATACCTGTATAAGAAAACTTAGAAATGATAATGAAACTAATGATATTGCAGAAGTTTGTATTATATCATTTTCGCAAAAAATATCAATAGTTCGAGATTTTACATTGTGTGAAGATATTGAGACTCCAATATTAACAGCGAGTGGAACGACTCCGAAATTTTTTGAAGTTATCGAGGAAGGAATAAATCAACTTCAATCGTATCTCGATCGAATAGAAAAAGAGGGTTCTTATAAGCTCTGTCAGCCAATGATTATGTTTATGACAGATGGGCAACCAACTCTTGCTGATGGCAAAAATATTACGGACATGGAAGTATTGAATAATTCATGTGATGAAATAAGAAATAAGTTGCAAAGTGTGAAAACTAAAAATTTATCAAAACTAAAGCCTCAATTACATGCATTTTCTGTTGGGCAAGCTAGTGATAATTCAAATTATATTTTGAAAAGATTAGCAGGCGAACATAATTCGTATTTTTTAGAAGGTTATAATTTTGATAACTTATTTGACTGGATTTCAAAAAGTATTGAGATGGCTTCTCAAGGAAGAGAAGTCCCAAATTACAATTAA
- a CDS encoding protein phosphatase 2C domain-containing protein, translating into MNNFNIVKSINIGSRHQESNQSCQDHADYKFICENQILIAAVSDGLGSAEYSGDGSKLAVETAIIELEYQLKQHVNNLNNISGNEEQAKTIFTHVLKSVQERLRKRSRELIGNTRSNDRSYYRGKELDCTLLAVAIAKDFIIAIQIGDGMIVSHNFEANDYCILLDSTQDIVCGRTLTVMHPECIVKEVKLYYNKILSEQILENIHIIGANNMNSESSKRISKEIQIYTSNNVPSFICMATDGIEDFAFEGMCNSKYILYQPLFQSIDHLMKDNKQSDCQDFIDREIKSEEWQKCGTDDKTMLIISRPQSN; encoded by the coding sequence ATGAATAATTTTAACATAGTTAAATCTATTAATATAGGTAGCCGCCATCAAGAAAGTAACCAGTCTTGTCAAGATCATGCAGACTACAAGTTTATTTGTGAAAATCAAATATTAATTGCTGCTGTATCTGATGGTTTGGGTAGTGCAGAGTACTCAGGAGACGGCTCAAAACTAGCCGTAGAGACAGCAATAATAGAACTGGAATATCAACTAAAACAACATGTCAATAATTTAAATAATATATCTGGTAATGAAGAACAAGCTAAAACTATCTTTACTCATGTTCTTAAAAGTGTACAAGAGCGTTTGCGAAAGCGTTCGAGAGAACTGATAGGAAATACTCGAAGCAACGATCGTAGCTACTACCGAGGTAAAGAATTAGATTGTACTTTATTAGCAGTTGCTATAGCGAAAGATTTTATCATTGCAATACAAATAGGTGATGGAATGATTGTTAGTCATAATTTTGAAGCAAATGATTACTGTATTTTGCTCGACTCAACACAGGACATAGTTTGTGGTAGAACACTAACGGTTATGCATCCTGAATGTATAGTCAAAGAAGTAAAACTATATTACAACAAAATTTTGTCTGAGCAAATATTAGAAAATATTCATATTATTGGTGCCAATAATATGAATAGTGAATCATCTAAGCGAATATCAAAAGAAATTCAGATTTATACTAGTAATAATGTTCCCAGTTTTATTTGTATGGCTACTGATGGAATTGAAGATTTTGCTTTTGAAGGAATGTGCAATTCAAAATATATATTATATCAACCTCTTTTTCAATCTATCGACCATTTAATGAAGGATAACAAACAATCAGATTGTCAAGATTTTATAGATAGAGAAATTAAAAGCGAAGAATGGCAAAAATGTGGTACTGATGATAAAACAATGTTGATAATTAGTAGGCCGCAATCTAACTAA